One stretch of Siphonobacter curvatus DNA includes these proteins:
- a CDS encoding tape measure protein encodes MIQDEIKIQFTGEASGLNKTLSGVGKDVKQVTNAWAEAEKAAKDAEKAVVQLEKTGQKGTDAWKAAKAAAKDARTEAENARKSTELQNMTYGQLTNQVSKLKKELSALTPGTDAFVKKAKELGAAEKQLASVGKEVTNLKKGGEDLGSPSLWSKITGGIGGVKTAFMGFFALQVVQFFWDIGKAIFETTGKFEKYETTLTSMLGSQQKAKLAMQALKDIAAKTPFSLDEITDSYIKMTARGLRPSEQQLLRMGDAAAKMGKPFDSLMEAVLDVSNTERWNEIGIKVQKVGDKIKTNIGGSTRYFDATEQGAMEMAVAFGSTTDAMGLMEKQSATLSGRMSSIGDTFDQLYGLIGEKLKPVFTALLNVFSAYVEFLMEAVANSEPLVVVFDDLWGVVKQFFGVLMDLVYDLFPGLQGQSISATKYVQILAQVFSGVVIALKVLVGAIQLVVDSLAVMGETFGAVGKIIGMALTGDFDNISKVWDGVKTKVETTKKHLVSNFESIGATFKSAMVERPKADFEKGMLDTTKANEKGHKEITDTQKKELEKRQKEADKVRKAELKAQDESYKQQQEAHIATLATEIERERAKVDLKYELLKRQAEREKHAGSELTTALKEIEIQRKAELQEVETKHLQKIKDANDKALKQIAELEAETQINAIKDELLREEAKIEAKKQKRLAEVNDTLADEEYKAKLRKSIEDEATSEIEAKRAEHREKETKKAAEAAQKRLEIEKNIIEQQRQSENALFDWKEVQAQGNATKLAQIHKERVDRELVWTKEKLIAERDAELHKAELEVTDKEQLKILQKAISDRYRNEEDLAEANSAEKKKAIDRDLQETRAKQWAAGSDALQALMRGDVAAFADATSQIFQGEQQAWQKRLSAHMAGYEAIAGMAKQAVAFLNQLSQDRLQREIDNLNKETAAKIDAAETQKNAVIEGIRAEEQAELDRLRREYLATQMSAADVEAVEMALATAKQEVNAQYQTWMDSARAAGNKAELERLDTERREELKKVEDTVLANQMGAVQLRNNEQSLTEQKQTINAQYKAWMDEARAAGNAAELARLQNELAAEQSKLSSSVLANQMTADQLNAMEAQLADAKQATNARYKAWMDAARAAGNAAELARLENELAAELQKVDETIRGNQLGTATLQKMEQDLATKKTSINTKYNAEITKKTKETTNDIAKIQNDAAVKERELKREQWKQQKKADTATAIIQGSIAALKALASGFFPVNLVFAGIIAGMTAIQVAKINNQPEPTFAKGGFVARGGKHGSRYGEGGIALVDRSSGREVGEMEGDEAIISADQTEANWPLIQQMFKNARNPSMRRKPISGENRPMAFRDGGQLFESPYFKKEMYLFGSKKKKAERDAQKAQEQAEEQARLAQEQAEVEAAQYGGGGVEGGPDAEAAYAEAQQQGQQQLELLQGIIDVNAENGAKLDALAATVGSVRDAVNGNIGATYSVRDAVYGAVGDARNGIIAALSSFGG; translated from the coding sequence ATGATACAGGACGAAATAAAAATTCAGTTTACTGGCGAGGCCAGCGGACTGAACAAAACCCTGTCTGGAGTAGGGAAGGACGTTAAGCAAGTAACCAACGCCTGGGCTGAAGCCGAGAAAGCCGCCAAGGATGCCGAAAAAGCCGTGGTGCAACTGGAGAAGACCGGCCAGAAAGGTACTGACGCCTGGAAAGCGGCCAAAGCAGCTGCAAAAGATGCCCGTACGGAGGCTGAGAATGCCCGGAAGTCTACCGAGCTTCAGAACATGACCTACGGCCAGCTCACCAACCAGGTAAGCAAGCTAAAAAAGGAGCTGTCAGCCCTGACGCCGGGCACTGATGCTTTCGTAAAAAAAGCCAAGGAACTGGGAGCTGCCGAGAAGCAACTGGCCAGCGTAGGCAAGGAAGTAACCAACCTAAAGAAAGGCGGCGAAGACCTGGGCAGTCCGTCGCTCTGGAGTAAAATTACGGGTGGTATCGGTGGCGTAAAAACGGCCTTTATGGGCTTTTTTGCTCTCCAGGTTGTACAGTTTTTCTGGGACATTGGAAAGGCCATTTTCGAGACGACGGGCAAATTCGAGAAGTACGAGACGACCCTTACCAGTATGCTGGGAAGCCAGCAAAAGGCGAAGTTAGCGATGCAAGCCCTTAAGGACATTGCCGCCAAAACGCCGTTCTCGCTGGATGAAATCACCGACTCGTACATAAAAATGACCGCTCGCGGGCTTCGTCCCAGCGAACAGCAACTACTACGAATGGGGGACGCTGCCGCCAAGATGGGCAAGCCCTTTGATTCGCTGATGGAGGCCGTACTGGACGTTTCCAATACCGAACGCTGGAACGAAATCGGTATTAAGGTTCAGAAGGTTGGCGACAAAATCAAAACGAACATTGGCGGCAGTACCCGGTATTTCGACGCAACCGAACAGGGAGCTATGGAAATGGCGGTGGCTTTTGGTAGTACGACCGACGCAATGGGCCTGATGGAAAAGCAGTCTGCTACGCTTTCGGGCCGTATGAGTTCAATCGGGGACACGTTCGACCAGTTGTATGGGTTGATTGGTGAGAAGCTAAAGCCCGTTTTTACGGCGTTACTAAACGTGTTTTCTGCCTACGTTGAGTTCCTCATGGAAGCCGTAGCCAATAGCGAGCCTTTGGTGGTAGTCTTTGACGATTTATGGGGCGTAGTCAAGCAGTTTTTTGGCGTTCTCATGGATTTGGTTTACGATTTATTTCCAGGGCTCCAGGGGCAAAGTATCTCAGCCACCAAATACGTGCAGATTCTTGCTCAGGTATTCTCTGGCGTAGTTATCGCCCTGAAAGTACTGGTGGGAGCTATTCAGCTGGTTGTCGATAGTTTGGCCGTCATGGGCGAAACGTTCGGAGCGGTCGGCAAAATCATTGGTATGGCCCTAACGGGTGATTTTGACAACATTTCCAAGGTTTGGGACGGCGTAAAAACGAAGGTAGAAACCACAAAAAAACACCTGGTTTCCAATTTTGAGAGCATAGGGGCCACTTTCAAATCGGCGATGGTTGAACGCCCTAAAGCGGATTTCGAGAAAGGGATGCTCGATACGACCAAAGCCAACGAAAAAGGCCATAAGGAAATAACGGACACCCAGAAAAAGGAGCTGGAGAAACGTCAGAAAGAAGCCGACAAGGTACGCAAAGCAGAGCTGAAGGCTCAGGACGAAAGTTACAAGCAGCAGCAGGAGGCCCACATTGCTACGCTGGCCACGGAAATTGAGCGAGAACGGGCCAAAGTAGACCTAAAGTACGAACTCTTGAAACGGCAGGCCGAACGCGAAAAACACGCGGGTTCTGAGCTAACCACGGCCCTGAAAGAAATCGAAATTCAGCGGAAAGCCGAACTCCAGGAGGTGGAAACTAAACACCTTCAGAAAATCAAGGATGCCAACGATAAAGCCCTTAAGCAAATAGCCGAGCTGGAGGCTGAAACCCAGATTAATGCCATCAAAGATGAATTGCTCAGGGAGGAAGCAAAGATTGAAGCCAAGAAGCAAAAACGCTTAGCTGAAGTAAACGACACGCTGGCCGACGAAGAGTACAAAGCGAAGCTCCGGAAATCAATTGAGGACGAAGCAACGTCTGAAATTGAGGCGAAACGGGCCGAACACCGGGAGAAGGAAACGAAGAAAGCCGCCGAAGCTGCCCAGAAACGCCTGGAGATTGAAAAGAACATCATCGAGCAGCAACGCCAGTCCGAAAATGCCCTTTTCGACTGGAAAGAAGTACAAGCCCAGGGCAATGCTACCAAGCTGGCCCAGATTCATAAAGAGAGGGTGGATAGGGAGCTGGTCTGGACCAAAGAAAAACTCATTGCTGAGCGTGACGCTGAACTACACAAGGCAGAGCTGGAGGTAACGGATAAGGAGCAGCTGAAAATATTACAGAAAGCTATTTCTGACCGCTACCGCAACGAGGAAGACCTAGCAGAAGCCAATTCGGCGGAGAAAAAGAAAGCCATTGATCGGGACTTGCAGGAAACCAGAGCCAAGCAATGGGCGGCGGGTTCTGACGCTCTACAGGCATTAATGAGAGGCGACGTAGCCGCGTTTGCCGACGCCACCAGTCAAATTTTCCAGGGAGAGCAGCAAGCCTGGCAAAAACGACTTTCTGCCCACATGGCAGGATACGAGGCCATAGCCGGAATGGCAAAGCAGGCCGTCGCGTTTTTGAACCAACTGAGCCAGGACCGGCTCCAGCGGGAAATCGACAACTTGAACAAAGAAACCGCCGCCAAAATCGACGCTGCCGAAACCCAGAAAAACGCAGTTATCGAGGGCATTCGTGCGGAAGAACAGGCCGAACTCGACCGACTCCGTAGGGAGTATCTAGCCACCCAAATGTCAGCTGCCGACGTCGAAGCCGTGGAAATGGCCCTGGCTACGGCTAAACAGGAAGTAAACGCCCAATATCAAACCTGGATGGACTCCGCACGAGCAGCGGGTAATAAAGCAGAATTGGAGCGGCTGGACACCGAGCGGCGGGAAGAGCTGAAGAAGGTGGAAGACACGGTACTGGCCAACCAAATGGGAGCCGTTCAGCTACGCAATAATGAGCAAAGCCTGACCGAGCAAAAGCAGACCATAAACGCCCAGTATAAAGCTTGGATGGATGAAGCCAGAGCGGCGGGTAATGCAGCAGAGCTGGCCAGGTTACAGAACGAACTAGCCGCTGAACAGTCCAAGCTCTCCAGCAGTGTACTGGCCAACCAAATGACGGCTGACCAACTGAATGCTATGGAGGCCCAACTGGCTGACGCTAAACAGGCCACGAATGCCCGGTATAAAGCCTGGATGGATGCGGCCAGAGCGGCAGGTAATGCAGCAGAGCTGGCCAGGCTGGAGAATGAACTGGCGGCTGAACTTCAGAAGGTAGACGAAACCATTCGTGGCAATCAGCTGGGTACAGCTACCCTCCAGAAAATGGAGCAGGATCTGGCTACGAAAAAAACGTCGATCAATACGAAGTATAACGCTGAAATTACCAAAAAGACGAAGGAGACGACCAACGACATTGCCAAGATTCAGAACGACGCCGCCGTAAAAGAGCGGGAACTGAAGCGGGAGCAGTGGAAGCAGCAGAAGAAGGCGGATACGGCTACGGCCATTATTCAGGGCTCTATCGCCGCTCTAAAGGCTTTGGCGTCTGGTTTCTTCCCGGTGAACCTGGTCTTTGCTGGTATCATTGCCGGTATGACGGCCATACAGGTGGCAAAAATCAATAATCAGCCAGAGCCCACTTTTGCCAAGGGTGGATTTGTGGCCAGAGGCGGCAAACACGGAAGCCGGTACGGGGAGGGAGGCATTGCCCTGGTTGATCGGTCCAGCGGTCGGGAAGTGGGTGAAATGGAAGGGGATGAAGCGATTATATCAGCGGACCAAACAGAGGCCAATTGGCCGTTAATCCAGCAGATGTTTAAAAACGCCCGGAATCCTTCCATGCGTAGAAAACCCATTTCTGGAGAGAACCGCCCGATGGCTTTCCGGGATGGTGGCCAGCTCTTTGAGAGTCCGTATTTCAAGAAGGAAATGTACCTCTTTGGGTCGAAGAAAAAGAAAGCCGAAAGAGATGCCCAGAAAGCTCAGGAGCAAGCCGAAGAACAGGCCCGACTCGCTCAGGAGCAGGCCGAAGTTGAAGCCGCTCAGTACGGCGGCGGTGGAGTGGAAGGTGGCCCCGACGCCGAAGCGGCATACGCTGAAGCCCAGCAGCAAGGACAACAGCAGCTCGAATTACTTCAGGGTATTATTGATGTGAACGCAGAGAATGGAGCCAAACTAGATGCTTTGGCCGCTACAGTTGGTAGCGTACGCGATGCGGTAAACGGAAATATAGGGGCTACCTATAGTGTAAGGGATGCGGTATATGGAGCCGTAGGGGACGCTCGGAATGGCATAATAGCCGCCCTATCCAGCTTTGGCGGGTAG
- a CDS encoding DUF1353 domain-containing protein: MKIVLEYDTQGIVPDHFRVLEGFTLEASDGTIFDIPAGLLTDGASVPGWAQGLIHPIGRDFVADAFHDCFYISNRVHGFSRSQIDTYWLEFMKRFNPKKPRRTYSKFVVVRALGWWNWYGYRLGLFK; this comes from the coding sequence ATGAAAATAGTACTAGAGTATGATACGCAGGGGATTGTGCCCGATCATTTCCGCGTATTGGAAGGTTTTACGCTGGAGGCCAGCGACGGCACTATTTTTGATATACCGGCTGGCTTGCTTACGGACGGAGCCAGCGTACCTGGCTGGGCTCAGGGTCTTATCCATCCCATAGGCCGCGATTTTGTAGCCGACGCTTTCCATGATTGCTTTTACATAAGTAACCGCGTTCACGGCTTTAGCCGGTCGCAAATAGACACCTACTGGCTTGAATTTATGAAACGATTTAACCCTAAAAAGCCCAGACGAACGTATAGCAAATTCGTAGTAGTTCGGGCTTTGGGTTGGTGGAACTGGTACGGCTACCGGCTCGGATTGTTCAAGTAG
- a CDS encoding S49 family peptidase: protein MSILNFSGPHSLLAIQEAYFENTFLPQLSKGEHMPKAFEIPDNQKMRAATDYTMSYLDYYRVPEQQGVVVLPLKGVMSRNTSWYNAYGNAFLMSLIQRADKEASIKGVVIDAFTPGGTVDSTKALANAIWNFSKPIVGQSAYVASAGVWGLSGCDLILLEPQASTEMGSIGTLCFHTDLRQKAEKTGEKTTIFRAKGSPDKLKQNAYEELTDETIIEIQQRLDASQKEFVTDVRRGRGGKIQSNEVFTGKMYSGADAIRLGLADGWGTLGDAVQRVLQLAK from the coding sequence ATGTCAATTTTAAACTTTTCTGGCCCTCATTCATTACTGGCCATTCAAGAAGCCTACTTTGAGAACACGTTTCTGCCGCAATTGTCCAAAGGTGAGCATATGCCTAAAGCCTTTGAAATTCCAGACAATCAAAAGATGCGAGCAGCGACAGACTACACTATGTCTTACCTGGACTATTACCGCGTTCCGGAGCAACAGGGCGTGGTAGTATTACCCCTCAAAGGTGTAATGTCTCGAAATACTTCCTGGTATAATGCTTACGGAAATGCCTTTTTAATGTCGCTCATTCAACGAGCCGACAAAGAAGCAAGCATAAAAGGGGTAGTTATCGACGCGTTTACACCGGGCGGAACGGTTGACTCCACCAAGGCACTTGCCAACGCAATCTGGAACTTTTCCAAGCCAATCGTGGGCCAGAGTGCCTACGTAGCATCCGCAGGCGTTTGGGGGCTCTCTGGGTGTGATTTAATCCTCTTGGAACCGCAGGCCAGTACAGAAATGGGCTCGATAGGGACGCTTTGTTTCCACACCGATCTACGGCAAAAAGCCGAAAAGACGGGCGAAAAAACCACCATTTTCCGGGCGAAAGGTTCGCCCGATAAACTCAAACAAAACGCGTACGAAGAACTAACGGATGAGACTATCATTGAGATTCAGCAGCGGCTCGATGCTTCTCAAAAAGAGTTCGTAACAGACGTCCGTCGCGGTCGGGGTGGAAAGATTCAAAGCAACGAAGTTTTCACGGGTAAAATGTATTCGGGAGCGGATGCCATTCGCTTGGGGCTGGCGGATGGTTGGGGCACGCTAGGCGATGCCGTGCAACGGGTGTTGCAACTGGCCAAATAA
- a CDS encoding SEC-C metal-binding domain-containing protein, which translates to MKQDEIINEIEEMTSNYNFINLIVMIIFRDFVGTIESLSNYDRNKNLNYNELSYLIGLWIKNAKNNKKIDINLNKQIPIVYDLMYRLHRTFLPDLSALFEDSNNHKDTSDLMLQKDPLREAFFYGPCGAYDYQYSTNSFNKYKYDIEWIKKEKGFNLDSLNSFFLNIKNTINVKINILKKDRKKRYSINEMLGCLIMTHEELVGANVDFDLIAQCFTCELEGGYNKSLRLVGDFNEFSVKPIIKLGKKFFIPMPFFLAESIYDSPFYWMVTDKKYFSTCTTNRGKIAEEIVYDLLIDKFNHSDVFKSIKIKKDKSQTDVSDIDVMAINNEDLLLFQIKSKRITSLARQGDVEKLKEDFKKAVEDAFVQGIECSKAIYNYENYNFLNSDGVDIREKLKSVKNIYVICALLEVFPAIPHLSQFLLYEKYAESGVCINVFDLEIICKLLKTPKKIIDYFSKRINNCRHYYADSEMSFLGFYINHDLKKRTEYDVCVIDNAYAGNIDKIYYSENQNEKIYNTIPKIIESRKQIGRNDPCPCGSGQKFKKCHGK; encoded by the coding sequence ATGAAACAGGATGAAATAATTAATGAAATTGAAGAAATGACATCAAATTATAATTTTATTAATTTGATAGTAATGATTATTTTTAGGGATTTTGTTGGTACTATTGAAAGTTTATCAAACTATGATAGAAATAAAAATTTAAATTATAACGAGCTTTCCTATTTGATAGGATTATGGATTAAGAATGCAAAAAATAATAAAAAAATAGATATTAATTTAAATAAACAAATACCTATTGTCTATGATTTAATGTATAGATTGCATAGGACATTTCTTCCGGATTTGTCGGCATTATTTGAAGATTCTAATAATCATAAAGATACTAGTGATTTAATGCTACAAAAAGATCCATTAAGAGAGGCATTTTTTTATGGACCATGTGGTGCTTATGATTATCAATATTCTACGAATTCTTTTAATAAATATAAATATGATATTGAATGGATTAAAAAAGAGAAAGGATTTAATTTAGACTCCTTAAATAGTTTTTTTCTTAATATAAAAAACACTATCAATGTGAAAATAAATATATTGAAAAAAGACAGAAAAAAAAGATATTCAATCAATGAAATGTTAGGTTGTTTAATCATGACACATGAAGAGCTAGTAGGGGCGAATGTGGACTTTGATTTAATAGCTCAATGTTTTACATGTGAACTAGAGGGGGGGTATAATAAATCATTAAGATTGGTTGGGGATTTTAATGAATTTAGTGTTAAGCCAATAATAAAGCTTGGAAAAAAATTCTTTATTCCAATGCCATTTTTTCTAGCTGAATCTATTTATGATTCTCCATTTTATTGGATGGTAACCGATAAAAAGTATTTTTCAACTTGCACCACCAATAGAGGTAAAATAGCTGAGGAAATAGTATATGACTTACTTATTGATAAATTTAATCATAGTGACGTTTTTAAAAGTATTAAAATTAAAAAAGATAAAAGCCAGACGGATGTTTCCGATATAGACGTTATGGCTATAAATAACGAAGATTTATTGCTGTTTCAAATAAAGTCTAAAAGAATTACTTCGTTGGCTAGGCAAGGCGATGTTGAAAAATTAAAAGAAGATTTTAAGAAAGCTGTTGAAGATGCTTTTGTGCAAGGAATAGAGTGTTCTAAGGCTATTTATAATTATGAAAATTATAATTTTTTGAATAGTGATGGTGTGGATATAAGAGAAAAGCTTAAGAGCGTAAAAAACATATATGTGATATGTGCTTTACTAGAAGTATTTCCAGCAATACCACATTTATCTCAATTTTTGCTATATGAAAAATATGCTGAATCTGGTGTTTGTATAAATGTTTTTGATTTGGAGATTATTTGTAAATTATTAAAAACTCCTAAGAAGATTATAGACTATTTCTCTAAGAGAATTAATAACTGTAGGCATTATTATGCTGACAGTGAAATGAGTTTCTTAGGATTTTATATAAATCATGATTTGAAGAAACGTACTGAATATGATGTTTGTGTAATAGATAATGCATATGCTGGTAATATTGATAAAATTTATTACTCTGAAAATCAAAACGAAAAAATATATAATACGATTCCAAAAATAATTGAATCAAGAAAACAAATAGGTAGAAATGATCCTTGCCCATGTGGGAGTGGTCAAAAATTTAAAAAATGTCATGGGAAATAA